The DNA region CGCGCCCCGTATCTACGAAGGAGCGAGTGAAGTGCAGCGCTCGGTCATCGCGAAGGAGCTGTACAAGTGACCGAGCCCGACGAGAACCCTGACGGCACCGCCGCCCACGACCGGGACGGCGAACGTGCCGGGAACCGTGCGGACGCCGAGCCCGGCCCGCACGGGCACGAACCTCGCCTGCGGCGCACCAATCCGCCCGAACTCTCCCCGCCGACGGGCTTCTCCCACGCCGTGACGGCCACCGGCTCGCGCATCGTCTTCCTCGCCGGACAGACCGCGCTGGACGCGGAGGGCAAGGTCGTCGGCGCCACGCTCACCGCCCAGTTCGAGCAGGCGCTGACCAACCTGCTCACGGCGCTTGCCGCTTCGGGAGGCACCCCTGCCGATCTGACGCGCGTCACCGTCTACGCGACCGACGTGGCCGCCTACCGTGCCGAGGCCCGCCAACTGGGTGCCGTCTGGCGCCGCCACGCGCACCGCGACTATCCGGCGATGGCGGTCGTCGGCGTGACCCGGCTGTGGGACGAGGAGGCGATGGTGGAACTGGACGGCATCGCGGTGCTGCCGTAGCGGGTGCCGGTGGCGTGACGGGGCGCCGACCTCCGCTGTCGTCAGCCGAACCAGCTCACGCGGACCACGTAGATCCTCTTGCGGTACTCGAACTTCTGGTACCAGACGATCAGTCGGTCAGTGCTGACCGACCGGAGCCGCCTGGGGTTCTGTTCGTCGTAGTCGTTCCCGGCCTCCAGGCGCAGCTGAGCCAGGGTCGAGCAATCCTCGGACGACGCCCTCCCGTTCGCTTTTGCCTTCTGGAGGGAGCCCGTCGGCGACGAACGCCTCGTCAGGAACGAACTCGTACTGCCAGGTGTCTTCGCCGGTCACCGTTCGATTTCTCGCTCGGCGTCGGCCAGGATGCGGCTGATTCGAGTCTGGGCCTCGCGGATCTGCTCTTCCGATGCCGACGGATCAGCGGTGACCTGCTCGGCCGCACGCAAGTCCGCGGCACGCTCCGGCCAGCGCTCGACGGCGATGAACGTCGCCCACTTGATCAGGAACCCCTGCGTCCAGCCGATGGATTCCGTACGGACGGCTTGGTCGAAAGCTTCGCCCAGCTCGCGGTCGTACTGGCTCAGGTTGAGCGGCTTGATGTAGCGCACAGCCTCGCGCAGCGCTTCGCGCGTCAACGCGGGCTGGGGGATCAGCGGAGCCCTGCTCGCCCCTGACTCTGCGGCCTGTGTCGTCATGCTGGAGCGTAGCGGCAACGTGTGACAGTGCCGCGGGTCCCGTCCATCACGCCTGCGTGGGCTGCGGCGACATCCGGGCGCGACCCGGACCGACCGGGTGCATCGCGATCGGCGCTGCGCGCCCCCGTCAGGCTGCCGCGCCCCGTCACGGCGCCCCGTCCCGCGGACACCTGAACTCCTCCTTCGTCCCCCACTTCTTGCGCTCCTTGTCGGCGTCCCACAGCCCGCAGTCCAGCGAGACCTCCGCGCCGTGAGGCGTGTCGTGCAGGATCAGCAGCCGCTTGTCGCGCGGGACCGGATCGCCCTCGCCGAAAGTCAGCCAGCCCGTAGCACCCCGCAGCTTCATGGGCTCGATGATGTTGTCCCGCACCGCGGCCCGGGTCAGCTCCGTTCGGTCGGAGTTCTGAAGAGCCGTGTTGACCGCCTCGGAGAGGACGTACATGGCGTCCCAGGACAGCGCCGTACGGCCGTCGTTGCTCCAGTGGTCCTTGCCGAACTCCTCCAGATAGATGTTGTGGAAGACCTTGGCACCGTTGTTGCGGGGGCGACTCGCGGGCAGGGCGTGCGCGGCGTAGTAGAGGCGAGCTCCGGGGTGCTTCTTGCTCGGCTCCTGCTGGTCCACGACGGAGTTGGTGAGGTCGTTCCCTCCCAGGACGTGCACCTTGTCGCAGTCGGTCAGCTTGTCGAAGTCGTTGAGGAACGCGCCGAACTCGTTTGCCCGCGCCGCCCAGAACACGACGGTGCGCGGCTTCTTCCTGTGCAGCCGCGAGCACACCTGTTCCGCCAAGTCGCGTGACGAGTCGGCCCAGTTGACGTCGTCACTGCCGCCCGTGTCGCGGTTCGCGCTGTCGGTGTCGGGCGTGTACCAGAGGGTGCGGGTGTCGCGCTTGCCGAACTCACGGCGGAACCGGTCGCTGAGATTGCTGCTGTACTCGTCGGACGGGTCCGCGATCACGATGGCCTTCTCGGCGGGTGCGCAGGTCTCGGGCCCCGTCTTCACGATGTTGCCGTGCCGGGCGAAGTCCGCCGAGATGCGCGCCTCGCGCCTGTTGTCGGGGGCGACCTGCCGGTAGTACTTGTGCCCCTGCATCCTCTCGGCGGTAGCCACCGTCCCGAGCATCGGCAGACCCGCGTCGCCGAGGATGTCGCGGGCCTCCATGGTGTCCTGGCGGCTCTGCCCGAGGCCCACCACGCCGAGGATCTCCTCCCGCTTCTCCGGCTTCTGCGACCTCATCTCGTCCACCAACTCACGGGCGACGGCGGGGGCTTTGGAGAAACGGTCGCCGGCGTCGAGCCGTTCCACCTTCAGCCTGACCTTGTTGTCGGCGTCGCGGGCCGCCTCGCCGTTGAGCTCCCGCTGGGCGAGGGCGACGCCCCGCAGTTCGGGAATCGCGCCGCTGTACATGGCCTCGTCTCCGGAGTCGGGCTCGACCGGCACGCCC from Streptomyces marispadix includes:
- a CDS encoding RidA family protein; amino-acid sequence: MRRTNPPELSPPTGFSHAVTATGSRIVFLAGQTALDAEGKVVGATLTAQFEQALTNLLTALAASGGTPADLTRVTVYATDVAAYRAEARQLGAVWRRHAHRDYPAMAVVGVTRLWDEEAMVELDGIAVLP